The genomic region TTGGTGTTTTAACAATACCTGGTGCATAGGCGTTAACAGTGATACCTGAGTCTGCTAAATCACGGGCTAATGTTTGCGTAATTCCGCGAACAGCAAATTTGGTTCCACCATAAACAGTTAGATTTGGATTACCGACTACACCAGCTTGAGAAGTTGCGTTGATAATTTTACCTCCGTGGCCAAGTGCTTTAAATTGCGCTTGTGCAGCTTGTGACCCCCAAATGACACCACCAACGTTGATACCGAAGGTACGTGTAAATTGTTCCTCAGTAATTGTATCAAGAGGAGTAGTTGGAGCAACTCCAGCGTTATTTACGACAACATTCAAATCACCAAAATGGTCAACAACCTGTTGAAATGCTTGGGCAACTTCTGCCTGTTTCGAAACATCAGCTACGACAGCAAAGGCATTTTCAGCTGATAATTCGGCAACAGCCTTTTCAGCTGTTTCGGGATTGTAGTCTAAGACTCCTACCTTAAAGCCATCTTGAACCAATCGTTTCGCAATTGCAAAACCGATTCCTTGACCTGCACCTGTGACAATAGCAACTTTAGACATATGATTCCTCCTTGGTATTCACGATACCATTCAAACGTTCATAAAAGAACAGCAAAGGTTTACAAATGAGCTTTTATAATGAGTTTTGTAACCCCTATCAAAACTACGCTATTAGTATACACCTTTGAAAAAAATGTTTCAAATAAACACTACCGTTTTTACAGAATTTTAACCTGAAATTTCCAATCAATTTTCTTGAAACCCTTTCCCTCTTTTGATAGACTAGTATCTAGTTTTTGAAAAAAGGAGAAAGAAAATGAAAAAATTTGTTGCTGAATTAATCGGTACTTTCATGCTTGTGTTCATTGGAACAGGAGCTGTTGTTTTTGGAAATGGTCTTGATGGCCTTGGTCACCTTGGAATCGCCTTTGCCTTCGGTTTGGCCATCGTGGTTGCTGCTTACTCAATCGGAACTGTTTCAGGTGCTCACTTGAACCCAGCGGTTTCGATTGCTATGTTTGTAAACAAACGTTTGTCATCTTCAGAACTTGTAAACTACATCCTTGGACAAGTAGTTGGAGCCTTCATCGCTTCTGGCGCGGTCTTCTTCCTCTTGTCGAACGCAGGTATGTCAACTGCTAGTCTTGGTGAAAATGCCTTGGCAAACGGGGTTACTGTCTTTGGTGGTTTCTTGTTTGAAGTGATTGCAACCTTCTTGTTTGTCTTGGTTATTATGACCGTGACTTCAGAAAGCAAGGGAAATGGCGCGATTGCTGGTTTGGTAATCGGTTTGTCCTTGATGGCCATGATCCTTGTGGGATTGAACATCACTGGACTTTCAGTTAACCCAGCTCGTAGCCTGGCTCCTGCTGTATTGGTAGGTGGCGCAGCCCTTCAACAAGTATGGATTTTCATCCTTGCCCCAATCGTTGGTGGAGTTCTTGCAGCACTTGTTGCTAAAAATTTCCTTGGAACAGAAGAATAATTGAAACTAAAAAAGCCTTGCTCCTCAGTTTGAGGAACAGGGCTTTTTCGTATTTATACTTAATGAAAATCAAAGAGCAAACTAATAAACTATCCGCAGGTTGCTCAATATATTACTTTGAGGTTGTGGATAGAACTGACGAAGTCAGTAACCATACCTACGGCAAGGCGACGTTGACGAAGTTTGAAGAGATTTTCGAAGAGTATTAACGGTTGTCAATTTTCTCTGGATAAAGATCGTGTTGGAAGAGGCGTTGTTCTGCCAGGCCTTCATACTTGGTTCCAGGCTTGCCGTAGTTGTAGTAGGGGTCGATTGAAATTCCACCACGCGGAGTGAATTTTCCCCAAACCTCTAAATAGCGAGGGTCTAGCAAATTGACCAAGTCTTTCCCGATGGTGTTGATACAGTTTTCGTGGAAATCGCCATGATTTCTATAACTAAAAAGGTAGAGTTTGAGGGATTTTGACTCGACGCAGAGCTTGTCAGGAATGTAGGAAATATAAATGGTCGCAAAGTCTGGTTGAGCAGTGATTGGGCACAGGGAGGTAAATTCAGGACAGTTGAATTTGATGAAATAGTCATTTTCCACATGACGATTGTCAAAAGACTCGAGGACTTCGGGTTGATAGTCAAAAATGTAGTTGGTTTCTTTGTTGCCGAGGAGGCTTAGGTTTTTCATTTCTTCTTGTTGTGACATGATTTTTTCTTTCTAATTTAAACACCACGTTGGTTGTCGTAGAGGAGGGTATGGAGTTGAGGAAGGACACGGACATTGCCCCAGCTATCGTCAGCAGCGACGCGTTCCCAGAGTTCTTTGAGGCGGTCCAGTTGGTCTTGGACAATATTTCCTGTGGCCTTGGGCTCAGGATTTCCTGCAGATAAGAAGAGAACATCTGGTTGGTAGCGTTCTTGAATCCCTTTAGCAAAGGCCAAATCAGCATCATCAAAGACAGGGATTTTAAAGGTGACCTTGTCTGGATCTAGTTGGGAAACGATAAAGTCCAAGGTCTCAAAGTTGACTTCCATCTTAGATGAAGGAGGTTTGGGACTCAGGGTGACCTGGTCGATATCTTTTAACCAATTTTGCCAGCGAGAGCCTTGGGTCTCAACAGCAAGGGTGACACCACGTTCCTTGAGCTTAGTGACCAGTTCAGCCATGTTGGCTGCTAGGATAGCGGGATTTCCGCCAGACAGGGTTACATAGTCGTAGTTCCCTAGTTTATCCAAGGCAGCAATGACTTCGTCAGCTGTCATGCGAGTTGGTTTTTCAGAACCATCCCAAGTAAAGGCAGAGTCGCACCAGTCGCAGTGGTAGTCGCAACCAGCAGTGCGGACAAACATTGTTTTCTGCCCAATAGCACGGCCTTCACCTTGAAAGGTAGGGCCAAAAATTTCCAGAACTGGTAGTTTGAGGACACGTTCCCTAGTCATCTAACCACTCCCGTCTAAACTCTGCAAAGGAAGTCGGAGTTTCATAGAGGCGAACGTATTCCAAACGAAGACCGCGTTTGTCGGGCAACTCTTGATTCATGGTTTGGAAAATCCAGTAAACCATATTTTCAGCAGTCGTGTTCATATAAGGCAGGGTTTCATTGAGATAGCGATGATCCAAGTGGGGCTCTAAGTAGTTCTTGTAGATCGCTTTGATGTCTCCAAAATCGTAGGTCATACCACGTTCATCTAAAAATCCACTGACAGCAATCTGCAGATGATAGGTGTGGCCGTGCAGGGACTTGCATTTTCCTTCATAGTGAAAGAGGTGGTGGGCAGCATCAAAGGTAAATTCTTTTGATACCAAGGTTCTGTGAGGATTGTAGACAAGCGACTCCCCAGTTTCCTGTTTGATTTCTTTGGGTGCAAAAAACATTAGTCCTCTCCTTTCTGTGAGAGATAAACATCTAACCCATGTTGACGTAGGTGGCAGGCGGGACAATCTCCACAGCCACTTCCGATAATCCCGTTGTAGCAGGTTAAGGTCTTTTCACGAACATAGTCAAAGGCACCGAGTTGGTCGGCTAATTCCCAAGTTTCAGCCTTGTCTAGCCACATGAGAGGTGTTTGGATAACAAAGTCGTAATCCATAGCAAGGTTGAGGGTAACATTAAGAGATTTGACGAAGACATCCCGACAATCGGGGTAGCCTGAGAAGTCTGTCTCGCAGACACCTGTCACGATATCTTTAATACCTCGTTGCTTAGCAAGGACTGCCGCAAAGGATAGAAAGAGGTGGTTGCGACCGTCAACGAAGGTATTGGGAACCTCTCCCTCTTTTTGCTCAATCTCCATATCAGAGGTCAGGGCATTTTCAGTGATTTGCCCCAGCAGAGACATATCTAGGATGTGATGACGAATCCCCTGTTCCTTGGCGATTTCTCTAGCAACTTGAATTTCGAGATGATGACGTTGGCCGTAGGCAAAGGTAACTGCTTCGACTGTTTCATAGTGTTTTTTAGCCCAAAAGAGGCAGGTTGTAGAATCTTGACCGCCACTAAAGACGACCAAGGCTGATTGACGTTTCATAGTACTCCTTCCAAAATGGGGAATGTTCAGAGCACGCAAAAAGCTCCCTTGAGGGAGCTAAAAAATACCAAGTAGAGGTTTTTTTTAGCGATGGCATGTCCCAAACATCGTAATATTCTACTAACAGTCTAGCATATTTTTTGAAAAATGGCAAAGGGCAAGAAAAAAGAGACCAAAGCAAGTACTTGGTCTCTCGTTTGATTAGCTCAATTCAGCAACGATGGCCTTGATTTGTTCTGCTGTGTGAACACCAGCAACTTGTTTCACCACTTGGCCGTCTTTTTTGAAGAGAAGAGTTGGGATAGACATGATTCCAAAAGCACGAGCTGTGTTTGGATTTTCATCAACGTCCATTTTAACGATTTTCAAAACATCTTCTGAAAGTTCTTCAGACAATTTATCCAAGATTGGGCCTTGCATACGACATGGACCACACCAAGTTGCCCAGAAGTCTACTAAGACCAAACCGTCTTTTGTTTCTTGTTCGAATGTTGCATCTGTAATTGCTTTTGCCATTGTATTTCTCCTTTTTTAGTTATATTGGCTTAAATCTTGTTTCATGAGATAGAAGAAGACATCTCCATAAGTCCCATGGTAGTCCAAATCATGACCGTTGTAGGTTAATTTTTGGACAGGGTAGTAGTCTGCGACGCCGATAAGGCAAGCTTGTTGCGAACGATCAAAGTCGTCATAAGATTCGAAAGTTACAGTTCTTTCGTTCTTGCTGGCATCTAGATAGGTAATTTCAATCATGTTTAGAACTCCTTTGTTTAATGATGATTTTATTTTACTCCTTGTAAAAGAGAATGTCAAGAAAAATGATTGCGCACGCAACTTTTTTTCAAAATCATCTTAAATCAAGAAATCTAAACCAGTTTCCAAGCTTTCTTCGACAGCCTTTTGTAGAGTGGCCAGTGTCTTTTGCCCATCACTTGTCAGGCAGATAAAGCTAGAGCGCCTATCTTGATCACAACACCTGCGACTAAGCAGACCGCAATTTTTGGCTTCCAAGCGAGCCACCATCCGAGAAACAGCGCTCGGGCTCAGATGAAGCTTATCTGGCAGGTCAATCTGGCGTAGAGATTTTTCTTGAGCCAAGTCCAGATAGTAGAGCAGGTAGAACTCTTTCAAGGTCAGACTTTGCTCGCTCTGCTGGGCAATAGTCTCTTCCAAGAGACTTTCAATTTCTTTCTGACGCCGATTGAAGTCAAACCATTTTTCCAAATAGGTCATAGTATCTCCTTTCTTTTTAGAGTTGTAAATAGAAGAAAGTCCATTCACGGACAGTCTCTGTATCACAAGATGATTGCGCATGCAATAATTATACTACTTTTCAAGAATGCTGACAAGAAGGACGCTGAAATCTTTTATCCTAAATCATACCAGTTTTCACAAGTCAAGAATTGTTTGTATCCCCTTTCCATTTCTAATTTTCATTATCCCTTGTGTATTTCCTTGAAATTTTCTGAAAAAAGAGTAAACTGGTATGCAAGAAGTCTATTTCGTGGAGTTTAGGATGAAATTATATGTTCAATTAATGATTCTCTTTGTGATTTCTCTAATCGGAGAGGGAATTTCCAGTTTCTTTCATTTGCCTATCCCAGGCAGTATTATCGGCTTGATTATTCTCTTTCTAGCCCTACAATTCAAGTGGCTGAGAACCAGACATGTCAATATGGTGGGGAATTTCTTGCTGGCCAATATGACCATTCTCTTTTTGCCACCAGCAGTGGGAATCATGGAGAAGTTTGATGTGATTGCTCCCTATCTCTTGCCCATTGTTTTGATTGTCTTTTTTGCGGCTGTCATCAATATTATCCTCATAGCCTTGGTAGTTCAGTTCATCAAGAGACGGTTTGAGGGAGATTATGAGAAAGGAGATGCCAAATGAGTGAATTTGTTTCCAATCCCCTGTTTGGGCTTGCCCTGTCTATCCTAGCTTATCTAGTAGGAATGCTGATTTACAGACGTTTTCCCCATCCTTTGACAACGCCCTTGCTTTTGTCAGCTATTTTCATTATCATCTTTCTAAAGGTGACGGGTATTTCTTACCAAGATTACTACCAAGGTGGGGTTTATCTGAACAACTTGATTGTCCCATCGACTGTTGCTCTAGGGATTCCCCTTTATAAGAGTTTTCACTTGATGAAGCACCATGCTCGGAGTATTCTCTTTGGTAGTCTGCTAGCAGTAGTTGTCAATACCTCTTTCACAGCCCTTGTGGCCAAAATCTTTGGCATGGATTTTTTCCTAGCCATTTCTCTCTTTCCCAAGTCAGTAACAACCGCCATGGCAGTGGGAATCACAGAAAAATTGCAAGGTCTGACGACCGTGACCTTGGTGGTTGTAGTGGCAACTGGGATTTTAACCAGTGTCATCGGCCCAACCCTTTTGAAGTGGTTGAAAATTGACGACCCAGTAGCTGTTGGTCTTTCCCTTGGAGGAACAGGCCATGCAGTCGGAACAGGGACAGCCTTTCGATATGGTTCTGTAGCAGGAGCCATGGGTGGCTTGGCTATCGGTGTCACCGGTATTCTCTATGTCTTTGTCAGCCCCATTGTAGCCAGTTTGATATTGAGTTAAAAAGAGGCTGGGACAAAAAGATTTTGATTTTAGGAATTCTTTATTATAAAATTTTAAAATCGATAGATTAGATAAAAAAGCGAACAAAACAGAATTCTAAGTTTCAGATAACTCGTTTTGTTCGCTTTTTATATTTAAGGTTAGACTTTTGTCCCAGCCTCTTTTGATACCTAAAGTTCTATAATGAAGTTAGAAGATTAGAGAAATTTGCCAACATACTTGATAAAATAAAACCTCAAAATACCACTAATTTATGAAGTGAATTTGAATCAAGCTGGTTATTAGCTTTAGGGGTTATTCAAAGTTTAAGAAGAATTCTAATGATAGGATAAATTAAACAGTATCTAATTCCTTCAAATAATTTTCTATCTTCATCAACATTAAAGGATTGTTATAAATCTTACATAACTCTCTTGCTT from Streptococcus mitis NCTC 12261 harbors:
- a CDS encoding (S)-acetoin forming diacetyl reductase; the protein is MSKVAIVTGAGQGIGFAIAKRLVQDGFKVGVLDYNPETAEKAVAELSAENAFAVVADVSKQAEVAQAFQQVVDHFGDLNVVVNNAGVAPTTPLDTITEEQFTRTFGINVGGVIWGSQAAQAQFKALGHGGKIINATSQAGVVGNPNLTVYGGTKFAVRGITQTLARDLADSGITVNAYAPGIVKTPMMYDIAHEVGKNAGKDDEWGMQTFAKDITLKRLSEPEDVAAAVSFLAGPDSNYITGQTIIVDGGMQFH
- a CDS encoding MIP/aquaporin family protein, translating into MKKFVAELIGTFMLVFIGTGAVVFGNGLDGLGHLGIAFAFGLAIVVAAYSIGTVSGAHLNPAVSIAMFVNKRLSSSELVNYILGQVVGAFIASGAVFFLLSNAGMSTASLGENALANGVTVFGGFLFEVIATFLFVLVIMTVTSESKGNGAIAGLVIGLSLMAMILVGLNITGLSVNPARSLAPAVLVGGAALQQVWIFILAPIVGGVLAALVAKNFLGTEE
- the queF gene encoding preQ(1) synthase — translated: MSQQEEMKNLSLLGNKETNYIFDYQPEVLESFDNRHVENDYFIKFNCPEFTSLCPITAQPDFATIYISYIPDKLCVESKSLKLYLFSYRNHGDFHENCINTIGKDLVNLLDPRYLEVWGKFTPRGGISIDPYYNYGKPGTKYEGLAEQRLFQHDLYPEKIDNR
- the queE gene encoding 7-carboxy-7-deazaguanine synthase QueE, with the translated sequence MTRERVLKLPVLEIFGPTFQGEGRAIGQKTMFVRTAGCDYHCDWCDSAFTWDGSEKPTRMTADEVIAALDKLGNYDYVTLSGGNPAILAANMAELVTKLKERGVTLAVETQGSRWQNWLKDIDQVTLSPKPPSSKMEVNFETLDFIVSQLDPDKVTFKIPVFDDADLAFAKGIQERYQPDVLFLSAGNPEPKATGNIVQDQLDRLKELWERVAADDSWGNVRVLPQLHTLLYDNQRGV
- the queD gene encoding 6-carboxytetrahydropterin synthase QueD, whose product is MFFAPKEIKQETGESLVYNPHRTLVSKEFTFDAAHHLFHYEGKCKSLHGHTYHLQIAVSGFLDERGMTYDFGDIKAIYKNYLEPHLDHRYLNETLPYMNTTAENMVYWIFQTMNQELPDKRGLRLEYVRLYETPTSFAEFRREWLDD
- the queC gene encoding 7-cyano-7-deazaguanine synthase QueC, translated to MKRQSALVVFSGGQDSTTCLFWAKKHYETVEAVTFAYGQRHHLEIQVAREIAKEQGIRHHILDMSLLGQITENALTSDMEIEQKEGEVPNTFVDGRNHLFLSFAAVLAKQRGIKDIVTGVCETDFSGYPDCRDVFVKSLNVTLNLAMDYDFVIQTPLMWLDKAETWELADQLGAFDYVREKTLTCYNGIIGSGCGDCPACHLRQHGLDVYLSQKGED
- the trxA gene encoding thioredoxin, with the translated sequence MAKAITDATFEQETKDGLVLVDFWATWCGPCRMQGPILDKLSEELSEDVLKIVKMDVDENPNTARAFGIMSIPTLLFKKDGQVVKQVAGVHTAEQIKAIVAELS
- a CDS encoding DUF4649 family protein — encoded protein: MIEITYLDASKNERTVTFESYDDFDRSQQACLIGVADYYPVQKLTYNGHDLDYHGTYGDVFFYLMKQDLSQYN
- a CDS encoding MarR family winged helix-turn-helix transcriptional regulator, which codes for MTYLEKWFDFNRRQKEIESLLEETIAQQSEQSLTLKEFYLLYYLDLAQEKSLRQIDLPDKLHLSPSAVSRMVARLEAKNCGLLSRRCCDQDRRSSFICLTSDGQKTLATLQKAVEESLETGLDFLI
- a CDS encoding CidA/LrgA family protein, which codes for MKLYVQLMILFVISLIGEGISSFFHLPIPGSIIGLIILFLALQFKWLRTRHVNMVGNFLLANMTILFLPPAVGIMEKFDVIAPYLLPIVLIVFFAAVINIILIALVVQFIKRRFEGDYEKGDAK
- a CDS encoding LrgB family protein translates to MSEFVSNPLFGLALSILAYLVGMLIYRRFPHPLTTPLLLSAIFIIIFLKVTGISYQDYYQGGVYLNNLIVPSTVALGIPLYKSFHLMKHHARSILFGSLLAVVVNTSFTALVAKIFGMDFFLAISLFPKSVTTAMAVGITEKLQGLTTVTLVVVVATGILTSVIGPTLLKWLKIDDPVAVGLSLGGTGHAVGTGTAFRYGSVAGAMGGLAIGVTGILYVFVSPIVASLILS